A stretch of the Streptomyces venezuelae genome encodes the following:
- a CDS encoding GNAT family N-acetyltransferase, which yields MPDPLVQPLDLAQDAVAEAVQRLGRASYAVEAELIGFDGIPGLRESLAELRARPLRWVGVAADRDGGLAGALAWEEPAPAPTTGAGAGAAAARIDRLCVDPAWFRKGIASQLVRYFLEEVAAGRAAEVTTGAANAPAVALYERLGFVRGADFSPAPGLRMASFHRPAPHPRHR from the coding sequence ATGCCCGACCCGCTCGTACAGCCCTTGGACCTCGCGCAGGACGCGGTCGCGGAGGCCGTGCAGCGCCTCGGACGGGCGTCCTACGCCGTGGAGGCGGAGCTGATCGGCTTTGACGGGATCCCGGGGCTCCGGGAGAGCCTGGCGGAGCTACGGGCGCGGCCGTTGCGGTGGGTGGGGGTGGCGGCGGACCGGGACGGCGGTCTGGCCGGGGCGCTGGCCTGGGAGGAGCCGGCGCCGGCGCCGACGACGGGTGCCGGCGCGGGCGCGGCGGCGGCCCGGATCGACCGGCTGTGCGTGGACCCGGCCTGGTTCCGCAAGGGGATCGCCTCGCAGCTGGTCCGGTACTTCCTGGAGGAGGTGGCGGCCGGGCGCGCGGCGGAGGTGACCACGGGTGCGGCCAACGCTCCGGCGGTCGCCCTGTACGAGCGGCTGGGCTTCGTCCGCGGGGCGGACTTCTCCCCCGCCCCAGGGCTCCGGATGGCCTCCTTCCACCGCCCCGCACCCCACCCCCGCCACCGCTAG